From a region of the Salminus brasiliensis chromosome 4, fSalBra1.hap2, whole genome shotgun sequence genome:
- the syf2 gene encoding pre-mRNA-splicing factor syf2: MASGTEVSAPVVDDEPTETVTSQKREERLRKFRELHFKRNEARKLNHQEVVEEDKRLKLPSNWEAKKARLEYELMVGQKKKECAERGEDYERVKLLEISAEDAERWERKKKKKNPDPGFSGYAEAQLRQYQRLTKQIKPDMECYERQREEYGEDFHPTSNSLIHGTHVPSKEAIDRMQEDVEKQIEKRAKYSRRRAYNDDSDIDYINERNAKFNKKAERFYGKYTAEIKQNLERGTAV, translated from the exons ATGGCGTCCGGCACAGAG GTGTCTGCGCCAGTTGTTGATGACGAGCCCACCGAGACTGTGACATCCcagaagagagaggaaaggctGAGGAAGTTCAGAGAGCTTCATTTCAAAAGG AATGAGGCCCGTAAGCTGAATCATcaggaggtggtggaggaagACAAGAGGCTGAAGCTTCCCTCAAACTGGGAGGCAAAAAAAGCCCGACTCGAGTATGAGCTAATGGTGGGCCAGAAGAAGAAG GAATGTGCCGAACGTGGGGAGGACTACGAGCGCGTGAAACTGTTGGAGATCAGCGCGGAGGATGCAGAACGatgggagaggaagaaaaagaagaaaaacccTGATCCTGGCTTTTCAG GATACGCCGAGGCCCAGCTGCGGCAGTACCAGAGGCTCACCAAGCAGATCAAGCCTGATATGGAGTGCTACGAAAGACAGAGGGAGGAATA TGGTGAAGATTTCCATCCCACCTCCAACAGCCTGATCCACGGCACTCATGTGCCCTCCAAAGAGGCCATCGACCGCATGCAGGAGGACGTGGAGAAACA AATCGAGAAGCGTGCCAAATACAGTCGGCGCAGGGCCTACAACGATGACTCCGACATCGACTACATCAACGAGAGGAACGCCAAGTTCAATAAGAAGGCCGAGCGCTTCTACGGCAAATACACCGCAGAGATTAAGCAGAACCTGGAGAGAGGAACAGCGGTGTAA